In Spinacia oleracea cultivar Varoflay chromosome 5, BTI_SOV_V1, whole genome shotgun sequence, a single window of DNA contains:
- the LOC110775078 gene encoding uncharacterized protein produces the protein MKRTKEKDISSFFKKRICKEIVNTTSPNPIPTQASKKNSSSSTHIPPFDETGGIALKQESETESGDSSNVRTEALIDHGRLSKLDVRSLPQDPGERRKMSAFHPNHRDMVRREYIRRKPFQPNFSQSPFEKTVCRFNRRWFGKYKPWLEYSVTKEAAFCFICYLFENEVSVGGDAFVSEGFRTWSKSNAFDEHVGGPLSAHNQALRSLNDFQCQMGSIICFFQF, from the coding sequence ATGAAGAGAACAAAAGAGAAGGATATTTCAAGTTTCTTTAAGAAACGGATTTGTAAAGAAATTGTAAATACCACTAGTCCAAATCCCATCCCAACTCAAGCAAGTAAAAAAAATTCTTCATCATCTACCCATATTCCTCCATTTGATGAAACCGGGGGTATTGCTCTAAAACAAGAGAGTGAAACAGAATCTGGAGATAGTTCGAATGTTAGGACTGAAGCTTTGATTGATCATGGAAGATTAAGTAAATTGGATGTTCGAAGTCTTCCTCAAGACCCGGGAGAAAGAAGGAAGATGAGTGCTTTTCATCCGAATCATAGGGATATGGTTAGGAGAGAATATATTCGAAGAAAACCTTTTCAACCCAACTTCAGTCAAAGTCCTTTTGAGAAAACAGTGTGCCGTTTTAACCGTAGATGGTTTGGAAAGTATAAACCTTGGCTTGAGTATAGTGTTACCAAAGAGGCAGCTTTTTGCTTCATTTGCTATCTGTTTGAAAATGAGGTTTCGGTTGGGGGAGACGCTTTTGTTAGTGAAGGATTTAGAACATGGAGCAAGTCAAATGCGTTTGACGAGCATGTTGGTGGACCTTTGAGTGCTCATAATCAAGCTTTGCGAAGTTTAAATGATTTTCAATGTCAAATGGGTTCAATCATCTGTTTTTTCCAATTCTGA
- the LOC130460822 gene encoding plasma membrane ATPase-like, with amino-acid sequence MSLSMIFSLSQLKFVNILAGYGPENDELSIASWLEDDVIFYQTVEINVSKLFGIYAEAKQPALVLDVEKLNHFVPERTKESPGGPWKFVGLLPLFDPPRHDSADTISKALNLGINPSSSLLGQDNNVSGLLVDELIEKADGFAGCFLVEEEERKLEATIEETEKQC; translated from the exons ATGTCTTTGTCTATGATCTTCTCACTTTCACAATTGAAGTTTGTGAATATCCTGGCTGGATAT GGTCCTGAAAATGATGAGCTTTCTATTGCTTCATGGCTTGAAGATGATGTGATCTTTTATCAAACCGTGGAGATTAATGTGTCAAAGCTTTTTGGGATTTACGCTGAAGCTAAACAACCTGCTTTAGTTTTGGATGTTGAGAAATTAAATCATTTTG TACCGGAGAGAACAAAAGAGAGTCCAGGAGGTCCATGGAAGTTTGTTGGTTTATTGCCCTTATTTGACCCTCCCAGACATGACAGTGCTGATACAATTAGTAAAGCCCTTAATCTTGGTATCAAT CCCTCGTCTTCATTGCTTGGACAAGATAACAATGTCTCTGGTCTTCTTGTGGATGAGTTGATTGAGAAGGCTGATGGATTTGCTGGGTGTTTCCTG gttgaagaagaagaaaggaagCTTGAAGCTACGATTGAAGAAACAGAGAAGCAGTGCTAG